The proteins below come from a single Drosophila kikkawai strain 14028-0561.14 chromosome 3R, DkikHiC1v2, whole genome shotgun sequence genomic window:
- the Muc91C gene encoding uncharacterized protein Muc91C, translating to MRVLFGVIGVVAIVAASLVRDVGAAKREAPLNNAYLPPSSQQRPSSKYGAPPPSSYLPPASGPAPSFNSGPSSSYSAPSQSASSGGPYPAPAPRPSSSYGPPASRPSSSYGPPPSRPSQSYGPPPQAKKSHHHRRPSSSYGAPRPAPPSQSYGAPPSSSYGPPKSAPPSQSYGAPAPSTKYGPPKSAPSSSYGSPRPAPPSSSYGAPAAPSSSYGAPAAPSSSYGASSAPSSSYGAPAPPSKSYGAPAAPSSSYGAPAAPSKSYGAPPAPPSSSYGPPKSAPAPPPSSSYGAPPQAPVSNYLPPASRPSKPSSSYGAPSVSSFVPLASAPSTNYGAPSKTQSLGSSGYTSGPSSYDAPAAPPSSSYGAPSSSFQPISPPSSSYGAPSSGSGSSSGSFSAAPSSLYGAPSKGSNGGSFHSAPSSSYSAPSASANSGGSYPSAPSSSYSAPSPNSNSGGPYPSAPSSSYSAPSSGSNNGGPYPAAPSSSYSAPSADANSGGSYPAAPSSSYSAPSSGSSSGSFSAAPSSLYGAPSKGSSGGSFHSAPSSSYSAPSASANSGGSYPSAPSSSYSAPSPNSNSGGPYPSAPSSSYSAPSSGSNNGGPYPAAPQSSYSEPSPGANSGGSYPAAPSSSYSAPGAGSSSGGPYPAAPSSSYSAPNSNSGGPYPSAPSSSYSAPSSGSNSGGPYPAAPSISYSAPISPPSSSYGAPASGPSQSYSAPSSSYGAPSTGSGSSAGSFSSSHHASGSSFASSSASSSAGSYPSAPSSSYGAPAADPALNFPSGPSSSYSAPPTGGSSSSGPYPSAPSQDSGYDYNGPSQVPETIQQSYSADGGYTYRKK from the exons atgcGAGTG CTTTTCGGTGTCATCGGCGTGGTGGCCATCGTCGCCGCGTCTCTGGTCCGCGATGTTGGAGCGGCAAAGCGTGAGGCGCCGCTAAACAATGCCTACCTGCCCCCCAGTTCCCAGCAGCGTCCCTCCTCCAAGTATGGAGCCCCGCCGCCCAGCTCTTACCTGCCACCCGCCTCCGGTCCAGCGCCCTCGTTCAACTCCGGTCCGTCCAGCAGCTATTCGGCGCCCTCGCAGAGCGCCTCCTCGGGCGGACCCTATCCTGCACCGGCTCCTCGTCCTTCCAGCTCTTACGGTCCTCCGGCCTCGCGTCCTTCTTCTAGCTATGGACCGCCTCCAAGCCGCCCAAGCCAATCGTACGGACCACCGCCGCAGGCCAAGAAGTCACATCACCACCGTCGCCCGTCCTCCAGCTACGGAGCTCCAAGGCCAGCTCCGCCCTCGCAGAGCTATGGTGCTCCTCCATCCTCCAGCTACGGACCCCCAAAGTCTGCGCCTCCGTCTCAGAGCTACGGAGCCCCAGCTCCTTCGACCAAATATGGACCACCCAAGTCGGCGCCATCTTCCAGCTATGGATCCCCTAGGCCCGCACCACCCTCATCGTCCTACGGAGCTCCTGCCGCTCCTTCATCTTCATATGGAGCTCCTGCCGCTCCTTCGTCGTCCTATGGAGCTTCTTCAGCGCCCTCTTCTTCTTATGGAGCGCCTGCTCCACCCTCCAAGTCATACGGAGCTCCTGCAGCCCCATCTTCGTCGTATGGAGctcctgcagctccttcaaagTCTTATGGAGCACCGCCTGCCCCGCCATCATCATCCTACGGACCACCAAAGTCGGCTCCTGCTCCACCACCATCCTCCAGCTATGGAGCACCACCACAGGCGCCCGTCAGCAACTACCTGCCACCCGCATCGCGACCCTCAAAGCCTTCGTCCAGCTATGGAGCGCCCAGTGTGAGCAGCTTTGTGCCCTTGGCCTCGGCGCCATCGACCAACTATGGAGCGCCATCGAAGACCCAGAGCCTGGGCAGCAGTGGCTATACTTCGGGACCTTCCTCGTATGATGCTCCCGCGGCACCGCCCTCGTCTTCGTACGGAGCACCCTCGTCCTCGTTCCAGCCTATCTCACCGCCTTCGTCCAGCTACGGCGCACCCAGCAGCGGATCTGGCTCAAGCAGCGGCAGCTTCTCGGCGGCTCCTTCGTCCTTGTACGGTGCACCAAGCAAGGGTTCCAATGGTGGATCCTTCCACTCGGCTCCCTCCAGCTCGTACTCGGCTCCCAGCGCCAGTGCCAACAGTGGAGGATCGTATCCCTCGGCGCCTTCGTCTTCGTACTCGGCGCCCAGTCCCAACTCAAACAGTGGAGGCCCGTATCCCTCGGCTCCTTCGTCGTCTTACTCGGCACCTAGCTCCGGATCTAACAACGGTGGACCCTACCCGGCTGCTCCCTCCTCTTCGTACTCCGCTCCCAGTGCGGATGCCAACAGCGGAGGCTCTTATCCCGCGGCTCCCTCTTCTTCCTACTCGGCACCTAGCTCGGGATCAAGCAGCGGCAGCTTCTCGGCTGCTCCTTCGTCCTTGTACGGTGCACCAAGCAAGGGTTCCAGTGGTGGATCCTTCCACTCGGCTCCCTCCAGCTCATACTCGGCTCCCAGCGCCAGTGCCAACAGTGGAGGATCGTATCCCTCGGCGCCTTCGTCTTCGTACTCCGCGCCCAGTCCTAACTCAAACAGTGGAGGCCCGTATCCTTCGGCTCCTTCGTCGTCTTACTCGGCACCTAGCTCGGGATCGAACAACGGTGGACCCTACCCAGCAGCACCACAGTCTTCGTACTCGGAACCCAGCCCTGGCGCCAACAGCGGAGGCTCTTATCCCGCGGCTCCCTCTTCTTCGTACTCGGCTCCTGGAGCTGGTTCCAGCTCTGGCGGACCCTATCCCGCCGCACCATCTTCATCCTACTCCGCTCCTAACTCAAACAGTGGAGGCCCGTATCCATCGGCTCCTTCGTCGTCTTACTCGGCACCTAGCTCCGGATCTAACAGCGGTGGACCCTACCCGGCGGCACCATCCATCTCGTACTCTGCCCCCATCTCGCCACCATCTTCGTCATACGGAGCACCTGCCTCAGGACCATCCCAGTCCTACAGTGCCCCTTCATCTTCGTATGGAGCTCCATCAACCGGATCCGGATCTAGCGCCGGCTCCTTCTCATCCAGCCATCACGCATCAGGCTCATCCTTCGCCTCATCCTCTGCCTCGAGCAGCGCTGGTAGCTATCCCTCGGCTCCCTCCAGCTCCTATGGAGCTCCCGCTGCCGATCCCGCTCTGAACTTCCCCAGTGGCCCATCGTCTAGCTACAGTGCCCCACCCACTGGCGGATCGTCCAGCTCTGGCCCATATCCCAGTGCCCCTTCTCAGGACTCTGGGTATGATTACAATGGACCCAGCCAGGTGCCCGAGACCATCCAGCAGAGCTACAGCGCTGACGGTGGCTACACTTACCGCAAGAAGTGA
- the LOC108085735 gene encoding kanadaptin: MNEFKVPAPLPKPKVIVTEKPRPEAPTEPPPPPPKVPKIPKSSPAAACPYKVPRWSAPPAADQIYSFEVLKSGQIIDQVCQLQQQAVWTFGRLPENDVAAAHPTISRFHAVLQYKPKAPTKEEEQEEEEEEDGDQEDTPKNEQPEGWYVYDLGSTHGTFLNKQRLPPKVFIRMRVGHMLKLGGSTRVYILQGPGEDEEPESELSVTELRQKRDKELADAALERELKILAAEERERNEGVSWGMGDDADEETDLTHNPYASTNNEDTFFDDPKKTLRGFFEREGLSLEYKCDELSSGSFVCRVELPLDDSNGRPIVVEVNHKGRKKDCVVQCALEACRTLDRHGVLRQANQEAQKRKIVKAGDSDDEDDFWDRTGDVERKKQRLANSGASVTLTYEDLLKQESDLNALMDKVELEIGSYQQKERKLKEMTEKQKSVGDDLDNFMDMLNEDVEQLDKTEIKKLRLEQQRLKSEQQKVQRLLKIAKPTALPFASGRATAMDESPGQEGSAAVKRQLPMIGKRNQFSKFKVVKAPTSTQTKTQAKAFASDEEEDEEEEAKETEEKQVGVTKEEKNARATEAVAEPSPLQHKNLPESEPPAEAEASKPANAEPEVLKPVDVMSTTKVSAETSTVGSDSDSNSHDHTVASAAEPVEKTGHPADSTPEPEAEDLLQKKRRQRQRQRNKQRQDVDMDLDELAEHEDSEKYAKWVPPTNQSGDGITHLNEKFGY; the protein is encoded by the exons ATGAACGAGTTTAAGGTACCCGCTCCGCTGCCCAAGCCCAAAGTAATCGTCACAGAGAAGCCACGCCCCGAGGCACCCACCGAACCGCCACCCCCGCCGCCCAAAGTTCCGAAAATTCCAAAATCCTCGCCAGCGGCTGCCTGTCCCTACAAGGTGCCCCGCTGGTCTGCTCCCCCGGCCGCCGACCAGATCTACAGCTTCGAGGTGCTCAAGTCGGGCCAAATCATCGATCAGGTGTGCCAGCTACAGCAACAGGCGGTCTGGACCTTTGGCCGCCTGCCCGAAAACGATGTGGCTGCCGCCCATCCCACGATCTCACGCTTCCATGCCGTGCTGCAGTACAAGCCCAAGGCCCCgaccaaggaggaggagcaggaagaggaggaggaggaggacggaGACCAGGAGGATACGCCGAAGAACGAACAGCCGGAGGGCTGGTACGTCTACGATCTTGGCAGCACCCACGGCACCTTCTTGAACAAGCAGCGCCTGCCGCCAAAGGTCTTCATCCGCATGCGGGTAGGTCACATGCTCAAGCTGGGCGGCAGTACTCGCGTCTACATCCTGCAGGGTCCCGGCGAAGACGAAGAGCCCGAGTCGGAGCTCTCGGTGACGGAGCTGCGGCAAAAACGGGACAAGGAGCTCGCCGATGCTGCGCTGGAGCGGGAACTAAAAATTCTGGCAGCCGAGGAGCGCGAGCGCAACGAGGGCGTTAGCTGGGGCATGGGCGACGACGCCGACGAGGAGACGGATCTCACACACAATCCCTATGCCAGCACCAACAACGAGGATACCTTCTTCGACGACCCCAAGAAGACCCTGCGTGGCTTTTTCGAGCGCGAGGGTCTCAGTTTAGAGTACAAGTGCGATGAGCTGTCCTCCGGATCCTTTGTCTGTCGCGTGGAGCTGCCGCTGGACGACTCGAATGGCAGGCCAATTGTCGTCGAGGTGAATCACAAGGGTCGCAAGAAGGACTGCGTGGTGCAGTGTGCCCTGGAGGCTTGCCGTACGCTGGACAGGCACGGTGTGCTGCGTCAGGCCAACCAGGAGgcccaaaaaagaaagattGTCAAGGCAGGCGACTCGGACGACGAGGATGACTTCTGGGATCGCACGGGAGACGTGGAGCGTAAAAAGCAGCGCCTGGCGAATAGCGGGGCCAGTGTCACCTTGACTTATGAGGATCTG CTCAAGCAGGAAAGCGATCTGAATGCCCTCATGGACAAGGTGGAGCTGGAAATAGGTTCCTACCAGCAGAAGGAAAGAAAGCTAAAGGAAATGACCGAAAAACAAAAGTCTGTGGGCGATGATCTAGACAACTTTATGGACATGCTCAATGAGGACGTCGAGCAACTGGACAAGACAGAGATCAAGAAGCTGAGG CTAGAGCAACAGCGTCTCAAAAGCGAGCAGCAAAAGGTGCAGCGATTGCTGAAGATAGCCAAGCCCACAGCCTTACCCTTCGCTTCGGGCAGGGCCACAGCCATGGATGAGTCCCCAGGCCAGGAAGGCAGTGCGGCCGTCAAGCGGCAGCTGCCCATGATAGGCAAGCGGAATCAGTTTAGCAAATTTAAGGTGGTCAAGGCGCCAACAAGCACACAGACCAAGACGCAAGCCAAAGCATTTGCCTCGGACGAAGAGGAGGACGAGGAAGAAGAGGCCAAGGAAACAGAAGAGAAGCAAGTTGGAGTAACTAAAGAAGAGAAGAATGCGAGGGCAACGGAAGCTGTGGCAGAACCTTCCCCTTTGCAGCACAAGAACTTGCCGGAAAGCGAACCCCCTGCCGAAGCGGAAGCAAGCAAACCAGCAAACGCTGAACCGGAAGTCCTAAAACCAGTCGACGTGATGTCAACAACAAAAGTTTCAGCGGAAACTTCAACAGTtggcagcgacagcgacagcaACAGCCACGACCACACTGTTGCTTCAGCAGCAGAGCCCGTGGAAAAGACAGGCCACCCCGCAGACTCTACGCCGGAACCGGAAGCCGAGGATCTCTTGCAAAAGAAGCGACGTCAACGCCAACGACAGCGCAACAAACAGCGCCAGGATGTGGACATggacctggacgagctggCCGAGCACGAGGACAGCGAGAAGTACGCCAAGTGGGTGCCGCCCACCAACCAGAGTGGCGATGGCATAACCCACTTGAACGAGAAGTTTGGCTACTAA
- the ChT gene encoding high-affinity choline transporter 1, whose product MINIAGVVSIVLFYLLILVVGIWAGRKKQSGNDSEEEVMLAGRSIGLFVGIFTMTATWVGGGYINGTAEAIYTSGLVWCQAPFGYALSLVFGGIFFANPMRKQGYITMLDPLQDSFGERMGGLLFLPALCGEVFWAAGILAALGATLSVIIDMDHRTSVILSSCIAIFYTLFGGLYSVAYTDVIQLFCIFIGLWMCIPFAWSNEHVGSLSDLQVDWIGHVEPKKHWLYIDYGLLLVFGGIPWQVYFQRVLSSKTAGRAQLLSYVAAAGCILMAIPPVLIGAIAKATPWNETDYKGPYPLTVDETSMILPMVLQYLTPDFVSFFGLGAVSAAVMSSADSSVLSAASMFARNVYKLIFRQKASEMEIIWVMRVAIIVVGILATIMALTIPSIYGLWSMCSDLVYVILFPQLLMVVHFKKHCNTYGSLAAYIMALAIRLSGGEAILGLAPLIKYPGYDEETHEQMFPFRTMAMLVSLITLISVSWWTKMMFESGKLPPSYDYFRCVVNIPEDIQRVGDPSESGEQLSVMAGPLARSYGAATMAGKDERNGRINPALESDDDLPVAEARRLNQQTAQAQVKKMLDTATGVKPAGGGGGQSGMAMPTPEQDNTAF is encoded by the exons ATGATCAATATAGCCGGCGTGGTGAGCATCGTGCTCTTCTACCTGCTCATCCTGGTGGTGGGCATCTGGGCCGGTCGCAAGAAGCAATCCGGCAATGACTCCGAGGAGGAGGTGATGCTGGCCGGCCGCTCCATAGGTCTCTTCGTGGGCATCTTTACCATGACAGCCACCTGGGTGGGTGGCGGCTATATCAACGGCACGGCGGAGGCTATCTACACTTCGGGCCTGGTGTGGTGTCAGGCTCCTTTTGGTTATGCCTTGAGTTTGGTGTTTG GTGGCATCTTCTTTGCCAATCCCATGCGCAAACAGGGCTACATTACTATGTTGGATCCTCTGCAGGATTCCTTTGGTGAGCGCATGGGTGGTCTCCTGTTCCTGCCCGCTCTCTGCGGCGAGGTCTTCTGGGCCGCCGGCATCCTGGCTGCCTTGGGAGCCACATTATCCGTGATCATCGACATGGACCACCGAACTTCTGTTATTCTCTCCTCGTGCATTGCCATCTTCTACACGCTCTTTGGAGGATTGTACTCCGTGGCGTATACGGACGTGATCCAGCTTTTCTGCATCTTCATTGGTCTGTGGATGTGTATTCCCTTTGCCTGGAGCAACGAGCATGTGGGCAGTCTGAGTGACCTGCAGGTGGACTGGATAGGGCATGTGGAGCCTAAAAAACACTGGCTTTATATAGACTACGGGTTGTTGCTTGTCTTTGGAGGTATTCCTTGGCAGGTCTACTTCCAGAGAGTGCTCTCCAGCAAGACAGCGGGACGGGCACAGCTGCTGTCCTATGTGGCTGCAGCCGGATGCATCCTGATGGCCATTCCACCAGTGCTCATTGGAGCCATTGCCAAGGCCACAC CTTGGAACGAAACGGACTACAAGGGACCCTATCCCCTGACCGTGGACGAGACCAGCATGATTCTGCCCATGGTCTTGCAGTACCTGACGCCCGACTTTGTGTCCTTCTTTGGTTTGGGCGCCGTCTCCGCCGCCGTGATGTCCTCCGCCGACTCCTCGGTGCTCTCAGCAGCCTCCATGTTCGCCCGGAACGTGTACAAATTGATTTTCCGTCAGAAGGCGTCCGAGATGGAAATCATTTGGGTGATGCGCGTAGCCATCATAGTGGTGGGCATCCTGGCCACCATTATGGCCCTCACCATTCCCTCCATCTACGGATTGTG GTCCATGTGCTCCGACCTAGTCTATGTAATCCTGTTCCCACAGCTGCTGATGGTGGTGCATTTCAAGAAGCACTGCAACACGTATGGCAGCCTGGCGGCGTATATAATGGCCTTGGCCATTCGACTGTCGGGTGGTGAAGCAATCCTGGGCCTGGCGCCACTCATCAAGTATCCTGGCTACGATGAGGAAACGCACGAGCAGATGTTCCCCTTCCGTACCATGGCCATGTTGGTCAGCCTGATCACCCTGATCTCAGTGTCCTGGTGGACTAA AATGATGTTCGAGTCCGGCAAGCTGCCGCCCAGCTACGACTACTTCCGCTGCGTGGTCAACATTCCAGAAGACATTCAGCGCGTGGGCGATCCCTCGGAGTCGGGCGAGCAGCTTTCAGTGATGGCTGGACCCCTGGCCAGATCCTATGGCGCTGCCACCATGGCCGGCAAGGATGAGCGCAATGGACGTATTAATCCCGCCCTGGAATCCGACGACGATCTGCCCGTGGCAGAAGCACGTCGCTTGAACCAACAGACTGCGCAGGCCCAGGTAAAAAAGATGCTGGACACGGCCACCGGTGTGAAGCCGGCCGGCGGAGGCGGTGGCCAGTCTGGCATGGCCATGCCCACGCCGGAGCAGGATAACACGGCCTTCTGA
- the LOC108085677 gene encoding uncharacterized protein codes for MKSVAALLALMVAAFLVASVSSDAGRSACKDESEVGQTYPHHFDAAKFWLCEELGTAAREVDCPSGLAYMHLLKECIPWASYIWKKPEMPPTVA; via the exons ATGAAGTCTG TTGCTGCTCTGCTCGCTCTAATGGTGGCCGCTTTTCTGGTGGCCAGCGTGAGTTCCGATGCGGGTCGCTCCGCCTGCAAGGACGAGTCCGAGGTGGGCCAGACCTATCCGCACCACTTTGATGCCGCCAAGTTCTGGCTCTGCGAGGAGCTGGGCACTGCCGCCAGGGAGGTCGACTGCCCCTCGGGCCTGGCCTACATGCATCTGCTGAAGGAGTGCATCCCCTGGGCCAGTTACATTTGGAAGAAGCCCGAGATGCCGCCAACTGTTGCCTAA